CTGAAGCTCAGGCCGTGAAATCCGTTTTCGGGGCTTCTGCCGGAAGCGTGATGGTCAGCTCGACGAAATCCATGACCGGCCACCTGTTAGGTGCGGCGGGTGCGATTGAATCGATCTTCACTATTCTTGCCCTACGCGATCGGGTTGTACCGCCAACCATCAATCTGGATAACCCGGACGATGGCTGCGATCTGGACTTCGTTCCGCATACCGCGCGTCAGGTCACAGACCTGGAATACACCCTGTGTAATTCCTTCGGATTCGGTGGTACCAACGGGTCACTGATTTTCCGTAAAGTCTGATTTTTGACTTTCGCTAAAAGCCTGCCTCACGGCGGGCTTTTTTTTGCCTGCAGAATGGGGACTGGGGTCAAACCGCATGCGCCGTTTTATCACGTTATCTCAGCCCTGGAAGATCATGCGTAAGGGTTTATCACCTGATGCCCGTCCTTTTTCGTTACAGATTCGGATGATTCTGGCGCGCCGGACAGGTAATCTTGCTGCATGATCGAGAATGGAGAAGTCAGCATGATGTGGGTCAATGGCGAGCAGCAGAGTGTCGTTGCTGCAAGCGATCGGGCAGTCCAGTTTGGTGACGGCTGTTTTACCACCGCCCGCATACGGTCTGGCGAAGTGGAACTGTTCACCGCGCATACGGCGCGCCTGCAGCAGGGCTGCGAGCGGCTGATGATTACCGGCGTGGACTGGCAGCGGCTCGGCCAGGAAATGCGTTACGCAGCTGCTCAACACCAGGAGGGCGTTCTCAAGGCGATCGTCACCCGAGGCAGCGGAGGGCGGGGATACAGTGCCGCTGGCTGCGCAGCGCCCACGCGCATCGTTTCCGTTTCCGCCTATCCCGCACACTACCACGCGCTGCGCGAGAGCGGGGCAAGGCTGGCACTCAGCCCAATACGGTTGGGGAAAAATCCGCTGCTGGCGGGAATAAAGCACCTGAACCGGCTGGAGCAGGTGCTGATCCGCACACGGCTTGAGCAGACTGATGCCGACGAGGCGCTGGTGCTTGAC
The sequence above is a segment of the Erwinia sp. SLM-02 genome. Coding sequences within it:
- the pabC gene encoding aminodeoxychorismate lyase translates to MMWVNGEQQSVVAASDRAVQFGDGCFTTARIRSGEVELFTAHTARLQQGCERLMITGVDWQRLGQEMRYAAAQHQEGVLKAIVTRGSGGRGYSAAGCAAPTRIVSVSAYPAHYHALRESGARLALSPIRLGKNPLLAGIKHLNRLEQVLIRTRLEQTDADEALVLDTDGMLVECCAANFFWRIGDAVFTPDLTASGVNGIQRQRVMQQVVELGFTLSEVRSGIDVLAEAEEVLITNALMPVLPVCQIEAWHFSSRRLFRLLNPH